Below is a window of Rhodopseudomonas sp. P2A-2r DNA.
TATGGCAGCCCCGTCGACAGGGCATAGGCGATGCCGCCCAGCGCCGGGCCGCAGATCATCGCCAGTTGGCCGGTGCCTGAGGTCAGCGCCGTGGCCTTCTGCAGCGTGCCCGCCGGCACCACGCCGGGCAGCAGCGCCGAACTCGCCGGACTTTCGAACGCCGTCGCCGCGCCGAACAGGCCGACAGCAACGAAGATCTCCGGCACCGTGATCCAGCCGCCATAGCTGCCCCACGCCAGATACAGCGCCACCAGCCCCTGCACGATCTGGCAGACCTGCACCACCATGCGGCGATCGTAGCGGTCGGCGGCGTGGCCGCCGGCGAACACCAGCAGCAGCATCGGCAGGAACTGGACCAGCCCGACCATGCCGAGCTGGAACGCGCTGCCGGTCATGTCATAGACCTGCCAGCCCACTGCGACCGCGGCTATCTGCGAGGAAAACCGCGAGAAGCAGCGTGACCAGACATAGAACAGATACGGCGCATGACGCAGCAAGACGCCGGAGCCAACCGGTTCGGCCGCATCCGCTGGTTGATCGAGAAGGGTCATCCCGCCTTGTTCGGATTGATCAGGTACTTCGCGCCGGTCGCACGCTTGTTGTAGGCCTTGAGGATATCGAGCTGCAGCGCCTCCTGCAGCGAGATCACCTGCGTGTAGTGGCTGGCGAAGGTGGTCTTCAATTCGGCGGCGACGCGCTCGCGCAGGCGCTGCGCGTCTGCGGCGCCGATCTTCTGCAGGAACGGAAACAGCAGCCAGCCGCCCATGCTCCAGGCCATGCCGAAGGTCGGCGAAAACTCGATCGGCTTCGACTCCAGCCGGCCGTAGACATAGACCTGCTTGTGGGTGGTCGAGCCGTAGCGGCTGTAGACCTTCATGGCCTTAACGGCCATGGCCTCCATGGCGGTGAGGATCTGGCCCTGCAGCTTGCCGCCGCCGGTGGCGTCGAAGGCCAGCGTCGCGCCGGTGGCGATCAGCGCCTCGGTCAGGTCGTCCATAAAGCTCGGCACGGTGGAATCGCAGACGTACTTTGCGCCGATGTCGCGCAGCAGCTTTTCCTGCTCGGCGCTGCGTACGATATTGACGAGGTCGATACCGTCCTTGAGGCAGATCCGGTTGAGCATCTGGCCGAGATTCGACGCAGCAGCGGTGTGCACCAGCGCCTTGTGGCCGTCACGGCGCATGGTCTCGACCATGCCGAGCGAGGTCAGCGGATTGACGAAGCACGATGCGCCCTCGGCAGGTGTGGTGCCTTCCGGCAACGGCAGGCAGTCAGCGGCCTTCATGGTGCGGTACTGCGCATACATGGCGCCGCCGATCATCGCCACGGTCTTGCCGAGCAGCGCCTGCGCCGCCTCGGACGCGCCGGCCTTGACCACCACGCCGGCGCCTTCGTTGCCCACCGCCATGGATTCATCGAAGCGCCCGGCCATGGCCTTCATGAACTGCACCGGCACCTTGGCCTTCACGACGGCCTCGTCGCCGCTGCCCGACGCCGTGGCGTTGGCGATGTCGGCGGGGCCGACCAGGAGCCCGATATCCGACGGATTGATCGGCGCCGCCTCGACGCGCACCAGCACCTCGTCCGCGCCGGGCTCGGCGATATCGACCCGCTTCAGCGACAATTCATAGTCGCCGGTCCTGGTGATCAGGGAGCGCAGCTCAAGTCCGGTGGTGTGATCAATGCTCATGTGGCCCTGCCCGCTTGCTGGATATTTGGAAGAAAAATGAGTTCTGCCCGGCGTCAGTAGATGCCGGGGATGATGCGCTTGGTCTCGCGCATGTAGACGCGATAGTCCTCGCCGAAGGCTTCCGTCAACATCCGCTCCTCGAAGCCGATGCGGGCGAAGAACAGGATTGCGACGGCCACCAGGCCGCTCAAGGCCGCTACCGCGTTCGGCAGCAGGAACGCCTGCGCCAGCGCCCACAGCCAGAACGAGGCATACATGGGATGGCGGATCAGGCGATAGACGCCGGCGCGCACGATCTGGTGCTTTTCGCGAATCTCGAGGCTCGCCGACCATTGCCGGCCGAGGTCCTTGTGCGAACGCCGGAACAGCCACAGCGATGCGACATACACCAGCACGCCGATGGCCACGGCGGCATAGTTCAGGTCATAATTCAAAGCGCGCGGCCAGCCGGTGGCGAGATAGACCACGGGCACGACGAACAGGCCGACCGTGGCGACGCCGAGCAGAATCCGTTCGCGGCTCAAGCCATCGACGCGCACCGTCGCGGCCCGCCGGGCCCGCCGAGCATAGGGATAGCGGATCACGAACCACGCGACGGTCCCGACCGCCCAGACGATTTCTCCGAGGAGCGAGACGGTCATCGTCGGCCGCCACAACGACTACGCGGCATTGACGGATACCCGGGGTAGCGGCGCGGTTTCCGCGGTAACAGGCGCGAACGGCAGCAGCGCGCCGTCGGCGCCGAAGCGGTCGAGGCCGCCCGCGGGCGCGGTGATTTCGTCGAAGGGCAGCGGACCGCAGATGATCATGCAGTAATCATAGAGCGCCCGCTGGTCGTTGCCCATCACCATCTGGTAATGCAGCCGCATGAAATTGAAGCGATGCCGCTTGAAGGCGTCCGGGCTCATCATGTTGTGCATCTGCACCCGCCGGATGTTCGGGCGGCCATCGCCGCGCTCGCGGCTGACGCGCTTCAGTGTCACGGGATCGAAGCGGTAGAAGCTGATGGCGTCATCGCGGGCGTGATATTCGGCCCAGCGGATCAACGGTTCATTGGCCACCGCCTGCGTGGCGGCGCGGACGCGGGTCCCGGCCGGATGCAGCGCGAATTTCGGGATCGTCGCGCCGACCGTGAGCACGCAAATGGCCGGGCCGCGGCGCGGCAGATCCGGATCGAGCTTGAGCGCGCGCGACACCGATTCCATCACCAGCGCGGCGCCGAGACAATGGCCGACGATGACGATTTCCTCGACATCAGCCTTCTGCGCCCGCGCCACGATCGCTGCGGCGAATTCGTCGACGCGGCGGTCCATCAACGGTCTCTGGCCGTAGACGAACTGCCGCGAGAAAATCCAGTCGTCGAACACGTGGTTGATCGGCTTCTTCCAGCCGTAGCGGTGCAGAAGGCCACCGAACACCGCGCCCGCCGCGACGATGCCTAGTCCCCAGGCAACTGCGCCATGCAGACCGAGCAGCCACGCAAAAGCGAAGCCCACGCCGGTGCCGGCGAGCAGGAATACGGTGACCCAGAGATAGGGGAACAGGAAGAAGCCGGCATATTTCCAGCTCGACAGCACGAAGCGGAACAAGGTGCCGGTCACGATCCAGTCGATCAGCGTCACCATCCCTGCTGCCAGCCGCGACGGCATGCTGCGCTGATGATCCATCAGGATCAGATCGTCCCAGCGCAACATCTCGTAGCTGATGACGGTGTTCCAGTTCGGTCCCGACGACTCGGCCTGCCAGGTCGCGCTCACCTGCGAACACTGCGGTTCCGACGAGGCGCGCGCGGTGACGCCCCACGTCTTCTGGAAACTGCCGAGCGAACGATGGAACCGACTCAGCTGGGTGCCCGGCAAGATTGGATCGTAACCGCCGATATGAAAGACATGTCGCCGCGCGACCATTGCCCCGATTCTCCTCTTGGGCGTCACGCGCCAGACCGTGGCAAGCTTAGCAAATTTGCTGTCTGCCACAAACCGCACGAGCCGATTCATGCGTCATCATTCAGGTTTTTGTCGCCAGCAAGTCACACTGGGGTTTTTTGCCCCCTTTTGCGTTCAAAAAGTCGAGATTGACGCGCTGTGGCGATTGACGACAGTTGCCAATGGCGGGAGATAGAAATCCGTTTCAAATGATTTCCGGGGAAAGAGTGCTGTGATGTCGACGAATCTGATGGGCACGAAACGACCGCCACTGCATGTCGTGGTCGGCTTTTTCATGATCTTCTGCTCGGTATTCGTGACATCGCTTGCGAGTTCCAGCGACGCCCAGGCTGCCGCCAAACGTCCGGGCCACGTCTATCTGTTGCGCGGCGTCCTCAACGTTTTCTCGCTGGGTATGGACCAACTCGCCTACAAGCTGCAGGCTGCCGGCGTATCCAGCTCCGTGCAGAACTACCTCGGCTGGCGAGGGCTGGCTGACGACATCATCGCGGCATACCGCAGCGGCAATCGCGAACCAATCATCCTGATGGGCCATTCGCTCGGCGCCGACGCCACCATCGATATTGCCCGCAAGCTGCAGGGCAGCGGCGTGCCGGTGGCGCTGATCGTCAACTTCGACCCGGTGAGCCCGGCCCCGGTGCCACCCAATGTCCGCCAGATCGTGAACTACTACGTTCCCGCCGGCTGGGGCCAGGCGGTCGCAGCCGACAAGCGCTTCAAGGGCAACCTCGCCAACATCAACGAGGATGCGACCGACAACCACTTCTCCATCGACAAGTCGGAAAACCTGCATCGCAAGACCATCGCGAAGGTGCTGCAGGTCACCGGCGGCGCGCGCCGCGCCCCGAAAAAGCCCGCCAACGCCCAGGTCTCGGCCGCGCCGGCGCAGTAAGCAGGGTTGCCGCTGCTCGCGCGCTACGGCGCGCGAGCGCACTCAGACGATCAGCACGTCGTGCGACGTCAGCGGCATAACGACGCCGGTGAGCCTGATCGATGCATCGTGGCCGAGATCGATGATGGTATCCGTCCCCACCACGTGAACCGACAGGTGCTCGAGATCGGCGGCAATGCTCGACGCGATTTCGAGCACATCGCGGCCCGGCCCCTCGCCGGCCTTGAAGTTGTTGATGACGTCGTGCCCCGATGCCTCCCGGAACACGAACCTGTCGCCGCCGGCGCTATTCATGACGTCGCTGGCCGCAGTCGACGTCAACGTCACGTCCGGCGCATAGGCCGTCATGGTGTGACTGCCGTCATGGTTGTCGAAGACCGTCGAGAGCCGGTGCCCGGCGGCATCGAACCCGTCATGCCGCGCCGAATAGGCTTTCCCTCGATCCCGAACGTATCGACATCACGGCTGCCGTCGGCATGACGGGTGGTCTCAATGGCAAGCGCGCCATCCAGCGCATATTTCGACTGCACAAACGAGCCGTCCTTCTGCATCACCGTCTGCTGGGTCATCTGCCCCCGGCTGTCATATTGATCCAGCGTGCGGACGCCATCGGCACTCACGGTCTGTTTCAGCGCCAGCGTGCCGTTGTCGTGGAACTGCTCGATCAGCGAACTGTGCCCCGCCGCATCGCGCACCGCGTGCTCCGACGTGTAATCCTTGCCGGTGATCCCAAAGCTATGAATGTCGCGCGAGCCATCGGCATGCCGGGTGATCTCGCCGGTTTCAAATCCGGTGGCATCGAATGTGAACTGCTGCCAAGCACCGTCGCCGTGGCTGGTCGCGAATTTGATCAGATGACCGCCAGCGTCATAGTCGGACGCGCTGACCGAACCGTCGCTGTTGACCACCTGCCGGAAGGCGAGATCGCCGTCGCCGAAGAAGCGTTCCACCAGCCTGGTATGGCCGGTGCCGTCGATGGCGATGTGTTCGGAGGCGTAGCTCTGCCCGACGATCGCGTCGTTATAGACGTCGCGCGTGCCGTCCGCATGGCGGACGGTTTCGCCGGTGACATGCCCCGCGCTGTCGGCGGCCTGGATCTGGTAGGTACTGGCAGCGTCGGTGGTCGCCGACGCCCGCGCGATGGTGCTGGTGTCGATCGCCATGTCCGCGAATTTCAGGACTTCGATGTTGCTGAGGCGATCGGTGCCATCACGGCCGGAGACCCGGTCGGTGACCACCGTGGTGCGACCGTCCAAGCTGATGCTGTAATCGCTGGCGACGCCCGAATAGACGGCCGTATCGGTCCCGGCACCGCCATCGATGGTGTCGTTGCCGCCGCCGCCGGTGATCACGTCATTGTCGCTGGCAGCGCCGACGAACCAGTCCTGATGCGCCGAGGTATCGAAGTTGATGGTGCGTACATAGAGATCGAACGTGCCCGGCGAGCTGGCATTGGTGCCCTGGCTCGGAACGAGCGCGACTCCGTTGACCGCAAAATCCTTGACGTGCAGCGCTCGGCCGGGCGCCGAATTCGCCAGCTCGATGGCGATGTTCGATATCTGCGCGGGATTGTCGAAGGTGACCGTATAGGTCTGGTATCCCTGGGGATCGGTAGCCGGGGTGAATTCCAGCAGTCCCGACACGGCGGTGCCGTTGACCAGGATCCGCGCTTGCGCGCCGACGCCGGCGACCACCGAGCCGTATCCCGTGATCGTCACCGTCGTTGTGGTGAGCCTGGCGATGGTGTCCGGGCCCCCGACAATGGTGTCGTTGCCCGCGCCGCCGCGGATCAAATCGCTACCCGGCCCGCCATGGATGGTGTCGTTGCCGCTTCCGGA
It encodes the following:
- a CDS encoding protein-S-isoprenylcysteine O-methyltransferase translates to MTVSLLGEIVWAVGTVAWFVIRYPYARRARRAATVRVDGLSRERILLGVATVGLFVVPVVYLATGWPRALNYDLNYAAVAIGVLVYVASLWLFRRSHKDLGRQWSASLEIREKHQIVRAGVYRLIRHPMYASFWLWALAQAFLLPNAVAALSGLVAVAILFFARIGFEERMLTEAFGEDYRVYMRETKRIIPGIY
- a CDS encoding zinc-binding dehydrogenase, yielding MSIDHTTGLELRSLITRTGDYELSLKRVDIAEPGADEVLVRVEAAPINPSDIGLLVGPADIANATASGSGDEAVVKAKVPVQFMKAMAGRFDESMAVGNEGAGVVVKAGASEAAQALLGKTVAMIGGAMYAQYRTMKAADCLPLPEGTTPAEGASCFVNPLTSLGMVETMRRDGHKALVHTAAASNLGQMLNRICLKDGIDLVNIVRSAEQEKLLRDIGAKYVCDSTVPSFMDDLTEALIATGATLAFDATGGGKLQGQILTAMEAMAVKAMKVYSRYGSTTHKQVYVYGRLESKPIEFSPTFGMAWSMGGWLLFPFLQKIGAADAQRLRERVAAELKTTFASHYTQVISLQEALQLDILKAYNKRATGAKYLINPNKAG
- a CDS encoding thioesterase domain-containing protein, with protein sequence MSTNLMGTKRPPLHVVVGFFMIFCSVFVTSLASSSDAQAAAKRPGHVYLLRGVLNVFSLGMDQLAYKLQAAGVSSSVQNYLGWRGLADDIIAAYRSGNREPIILMGHSLGADATIDIARKLQGSGVPVALIVNFDPVSPAPVPPNVRQIVNYYVPAGWGQAVAADKRFKGNLANINEDATDNHFSIDKSENLHRKTIAKVLQVTGGARRAPKKPANAQVSAAPAQ
- a CDS encoding glycoside hydrolase family 113 encodes the protein MAGIFQVQGFGALSEYNGQFATTGAAQSFQNMASLGSNSVALTVRIWTDSKTGSTVIAHPDKTESDASLLAGFQAAHAAGLSVAFKPGITGLDSTISSSLQPADVDAFFASYRAEIVHLAGIAEQGGVKTFAIGNEMSKLSGSAYLGQWTDLISAVRQVYHGELTYAAATDEASKVSFWSQLDTISVNTYPPLTSSTTPTVADLVHAWTEVPYNPYYAAAFNYKSPVDFLHSLSLDYGKPVMMSEVGYRSIDGTAINPGGGSSKAPADAAEQADAYNAFFQVWSTQGGSWLKGAEFWQWDLNGNVSPTGYSVQGKPAQDVVSQYFHGNGAIPGRTVEGSVVADIIDSGSGNDTIHGGPGSDLIRGGAGNDTIVGGPDTIARLTTTTVTITGYGSVVAGVGAQARILVNGTAVSGLLEFTPATDPQGYQTYTVTFDNPAQISNIAIELANSAPGRALHVKDFAVNGVALVPSQGTNASSPGTFDLYVRTINFDTSAHQDWFVGAASDNDVITGGGGNDTIDGGAGTDTAVYSGVASDYSISLDGRTTVVTDRVSGRDGTDRLSNIEVLKFADMAIDTSTIARASATTDAASTYQIQAADSAGHVTGETVRHADGTRDVYNDAIVGQSYASEHIAIDGTGHTRLVERFFGDGDLAFRQVVNSDGSVSASDYDAGGHLIKFATSHGDGAWQQFTFDATGFETGEITRHADGSRDIHSFGITGKDYTSEHAVRDAAGHSSLIEQFHDNGTLALKQTVSADGVRTLDQYDSRGQMTQQTVMQKDGSFVQSKYALDGALAIETTRHADGSRDVDTFGIEGKPIRRGMTGSMPPGTGSRRSSTTMTAVTP